The bacterium genome has a segment encoding these proteins:
- a CDS encoding DUF4160 domain-containing protein, producing the protein MPIISRFFGIIIYMYWREHVPAHFHAKYGDEEVVVEIETGRVTGYMSKRALSMVQEWRELHKEKLLNDWHLAEQNKPLKRIEPLE; encoded by the coding sequence GTGCCTATTATAAGTCGATTTTTTGGAATCATAATTTATATGTATTGGCGTGAACATGTACCTGCACATTTTCATGCAAAATATGGAGATGAAGAGGTGGTTGTTGAAATTGAAACAGGAAGGGTTACAGGCTATATGTCTAAACGTGCTTTATCTATGGTGCAGGAATGGCGAGAATTACATAAAGAAAAGTTACTAAACGATTGGCACTTAGCTGAACAGAATAAGCCATTGAAGAGAATAGAGCCTTTGGAGTAG
- a CDS encoding DUF2442 domain-containing protein — protein sequence MILHVKEAKYLHDYVIWLRFNDGAIGEVDLKDELYGEVFEPLKDIERFKSLKVDPDIETIVWDNGADMAPEFLYDKMKVLA from the coding sequence ATGATACTTCATGTTAAAGAGGCAAAATATTTGCATGATTATGTAATTTGGCTTCGGTTTAATGATGGTGCCATAGGAGAAGTTGATCTGAAGGACGAACTCTATGGCGAGGTATTTGAACCTCTGAAAGACATAGAAAGGTTTAAATCCCTCAAGGTTGACCCAGACATAGAGACAATTGTATGGGATAATGGGGCAGATATGGCGCCAGAATTTTTATACGACAAGATGAAAGTCTTGGCCTAA
- a CDS encoding DUF4160 domain-containing protein, whose protein sequence is MEKVMPEISRFYGIIIAMYFDEHGPPHFHVRYAGSKAAVRIQDLTISEGSLPPRVLGLVVEWAAKHQKELMYNWELVQSDQQPSKIQPLD, encoded by the coding sequence ATGGAAAAAGTAATGCCTGAAATCAGTCGGTTTTATGGTATCATTATTGCGATGTACTTTGACGAGCATGGTCCACCTCATTTTCATGTACGTTACGCGGGATCGAAAGCGGCGGTAAGAATACAGGATTTAACAATTTCCGAAGGTAGCCTACCACCAAGAGTGTTGGGCTTAGTGGTCGAATGGGCTGCAAAACACCAGAAAGAACTTATGTACAATTGGGAATTAGTACAAAGTGATCAGCAGCCGAGTAAGATTCAGCCATTAGATTAA
- a CDS encoding DUF2442 domain-containing protein, which produces MSFDVISAEYVGEYKIKLTFENGKSGVVDFLPYTRKGGVFARFKDLKYFKQFEVNRDLGTISWRSEVDIAPETLYSKAIGEPLPQWMEEKVMLK; this is translated from the coding sequence ATGAGTTTTGATGTGATCTCAGCAGAATATGTTGGAGAATATAAGATTAAGTTAACATTTGAGAATGGAAAATCGGGAGTAGTTGATTTTCTCCCGTATACACGGAAGGGTGGAGTCTTTGCAAGATTCAAGGATCTCAAGTACTTTAAGCAATTTGAGGTCAATCGGGATTTAGGAACAATCAGCTGGAGGAGCGAAGTAGACATAGCACCTGAAACTCTTTATTCGAAAGCAATTGGTGAGCCACTACCTCAATGGATGGAAGAGAAGGTGATGCTAAAGTAG
- a CDS encoding site-specific DNA-methyltransferase, whose product MWIYNDDFLTTNCVSKGTIDLIVTSPPYNVDIKYNSCDDKISYKDYLSFTREWLTKCYRLVKDDGRFCLNIPLDKNKGGQQSVCADITTIAKQVGWKYHSTIIWNEQNISRRTAWGSWLSASAPYVIAPVEVIVILYKDRWKKISGSKKSDISRKEFMDWTNGMWNFMGESKKRVGHPAPFPVELPRRCIKLFTFVGDTILDPFLGSGSTLIAAYLTNRKGIGVEIDKNYCGIAKQRLVSEAKINQLKLELTT is encoded by the coding sequence ATTTGGATTTATAATGATGATTTTTTGACAACAAACTGTGTTAGCAAAGGGACAATTGATTTGATTGTTACTTCTCCTCCCTATAATGTAGATATTAAGTACAATTCTTGTGATGACAAAATCTCCTACAAAGATTATTTATCTTTCACAAGGGAGTGGTTGACAAAATGCTATAGATTGGTAAAAGATGATGGGAGGTTTTGTCTAAATATTCCTCTTGATAAAAACAAAGGCGGTCAGCAAAGCGTATGTGCTGACATCACAACAATTGCAAAGCAAGTAGGGTGGAAATACCATTCAACAATTATTTGGAATGAGCAAAATATTTCAAGACGGACTGCATGGGGTTCGTGGCTTTCTGCTTCAGCTCCTTATGTTATTGCTCCTGTTGAAGTTATTGTTATTCTTTACAAAGACCGGTGGAAGAAGATTAGTGGTAGTAAAAAATCAGATATTAGTAGAAAAGAGTTTATGGATTGGACGAATGGGATGTGGAATTTTATGGGTGAGAGTAAAAAGAGAGTTGGGCATCCAGCCCCATTTCCAGTAGAGCTTCCAAGAAGATGTATAAAATTATTCACTTTTGTGGGTGATACTATACTCGATCCATTCTTAGGTAGTGGCTCTACCTTAATTGCTGCATACCTTACAAACAGAAAAGGAATTGGGGTTGAGATTGATAAAAATTACTGTGGGATTGCAAAACAGAGGTTGGTAAGCGAAGCAAAGATAAACCAGCTTAAATTGGAGCTAACAACATAG
- a CDS encoding HepT-like ribonuclease domain-containing protein, protein MEKIKELKGYFKERNDIVFAFLFGSRAKGRPSNISDWDVAVYFKPFEYMEIETQENYPDEKSTWGELVDILKTDEVDLLVLNRARPSLVFSVLSSGLPLKISNRKLYWRLLCKTSYEAIDYWNFVFDFFKIREASTSLTSENKAILIETLVFLENEFGDIEKFKGLTWEEYSNDRSKRRDVERWVENIVMGSLDIAKIILASEKKDLPHTYREVLEQFGLFYFGEEFAKRFSHFAGLRNIVVHQYLDIKWMQIKDFIKEAEELYPLFIKKVKSVSISG, encoded by the coding sequence ATGGAAAAGATTAAAGAATTAAAAGGGTATTTTAAAGAAAGGAATGATATAGTTTTTGCCTTTTTATTCGGTTCTCGGGCAAAAGGAAGGCCTTCTAATATCTCTGATTGGGATGTGGCTGTTTACTTTAAGCCCTTTGAGTATATGGAGATAGAAACCCAAGAAAATTATCCCGATGAAAAAAGCACCTGGGGTGAACTGGTTGATATTTTAAAGACAGATGAGGTTGACCTTTTGGTTTTAAATAGAGCTCGTCCATCTTTGGTATTCTCTGTTTTAAGTTCAGGGCTTCCTTTGAAGATTAGCAACAGAAAACTTTACTGGAGGCTTTTGTGCAAAACAAGCTATGAGGCGATTGATTACTGGAATTTTGTCTTTGATTTCTTTAAGATAAGGGAGGCATCTACCTCTCTAACCTCAGAAAATAAGGCAATCCTTATTGAAACATTGGTTTTTTTGGAGAATGAATTTGGGGATATTGAGAAATTTAAGGGATTAACCTGGGAAGAATATAGCAACGATCGTTCAAAAAGGAGGGATGTAGAACGCTGGGTAGAAAATATAGTGATGGGCTCTTTGGATATTGCAAAGATTATATTGGCTTCAGAAAAAAAAGATCTTCCTCATACATATAGAGAGGTATTGGAACAATTTGGACTTTTTTATTTTGGAGAGGAATTTGCCAAGAGGTTTTCTCATTTTGCCGGATTAAGAAATATCGTGGTTCATCAATATTTAGACATTAAGTGGATGCAAATTAAGGATTTTATTAAAGAGGCAGAGGAATTGTATCCTTTGTTTATTAAAAAGGTAAAGTCCGTGTCAATCAGTGGCTGA
- a CDS encoding PorV/PorQ family protein: MKVETCHFGELVLYCLVLWCSTASCSGIGLEFPPTARSSALGEALVANPKSPAEALYFNPAALANIEGKSLSAFYEDGLLDTYYSNISYGQRIKDKGLGASLGILNGGKAIIYEFEGTEKSINSQNDTYLSLGLGKMIYHNLNIGASFKIIKSTLAEKHKASTYAFDIGILYQNLSEKCSLGASIRNIGEWLEYEKDKNSLPFTVQIGGGLDLMLVFNLPLELMYSVSKTRKNNMSLSLGAEYYPFSSLALRLGYKNNYENQGLSLGFGIIYNKINLDYAYVPIKDLDSSHRLSMGIRF, from the coding sequence ATGAAGGTTGAAACCTGCCACTTTGGTGAGTTGGTGCTCTACTGCCTTGTGCTCTGGTGCTCTACTGCCTCCTGCTCTGGTATTGGCTTAGAATTCCCACCCACTGCAAGGTCAAGTGCCTTAGGAGAAGCATTGGTTGCCAATCCAAAGTCTCCAGCTGAGGCTTTATACTTTAATCCAGCAGCATTAGCTAATATTGAGGGAAAATCCCTCTCTGCCTTTTATGAGGATGGTCTATTGGATACATATTACAGCAATATAAGCTATGGCCAAAGAATAAAGGATAAAGGGTTAGGTGCAAGCCTTGGGATATTAAATGGTGGCAAGGCTATAATCTATGAGTTTGAGGGAACGGAAAAATCTATTAACTCCCAAAACGATACATACTTAAGCCTTGGCTTGGGAAAAATGATCTACCACAATCTTAATATAGGAGCAAGCTTTAAAATTATTAAATCCACCCTGGCTGAAAAGCATAAAGCCTCTACCTATGCCTTTGACATCGGCATCCTCTATCAAAATCTATCAGAAAAATGCTCACTAGGAGCAAGTATCAGAAATATAGGAGAATGGCTAGAATATGAAAAGGATAAAAACAGCCTTCCCTTTACTGTTCAAATAGGTGGAGGTTTAGACTTAATGTTAGTATTCAACCTTCCGTTAGAGCTGATGTATTCAGTTAGTAAGACCCGAAAAAACAACATGAGCCTTTCACTAGGTGCTGAATACTACCCATTTTCATCCCTTGCTTTAAGATTGGGTTATAAGAATAATTATGAAAACCAGGGCTTAAGCCTTGGCTTTGGAATAATTTATAACAAAATAAACCTTGACTATGCCTATGTGCCTATAAAAGACCTTGATTCTTCCCATAGGTTGTCAATGGGGATAAGGTTTTAG
- a CDS encoding DUF2283 domain-containing protein: MQITYDTRADAIYIKFQKGKFMANKEIDGGIILDIGENNALLGIEILEASSRFSLKDIARVDVQMPLDMRVGTER, from the coding sequence ATGCAAATTACTTATGATACAAGGGCTGATGCGATATATATCAAATTTCAAAAGGGTAAATTTATGGCAAATAAAGAGATAGATGGGGGCATCATATTAGATATTGGAGAAAATAATGCCCTTTTAGGGATTGAGATACTTGAAGCAAGTAGTCGTTTTTCTCTCAAAGATATAGCTAGGGTAGATGTTCAAATGCCTTTAGATATGAGGGTTGGGACGGAAAGATGA
- a CDS encoding DUF4258 domain-containing protein: MEVVFTEHAKYRMATRGITRTMVISALRFPDRIGKGYNNKTLAYKTFSNGTIKVVYFRCYLCSYFSNVGGKLCKLLMIQGLMRYISNFKRVNLWQIKR; this comes from the coding sequence ATGGAGGTCGTATTTACAGAGCATGCAAAATATAGAATGGCAACCAGAGGTATTACTAGAACAATGGTTATAAGTGCATTAAGATTTCCCGATAGAATAGGAAAGGGGTATAATAATAAAACATTGGCATATAAAACTTTTAGCAATGGGACAATCAAGGTTGTTTATTTCCGATGCTACCTATGTAGTTATTTCAGTAATGTGGGAGGAAAATTATGCAAATTACTTATGATACAAGGGCTGATGCGATATATATCAAATTTCAAAAGGGTAAATTTATGGCAAATAAAGAGATAG
- a CDS encoding FlgD immunoglobulin-like domain containing protein has product MLKKLIFFFFLLGGTSFGQYSLNWDVFIIIEGDLANNIYNLSGISFPIEGRSSNSTYTAMAGVSPALSSIQQATLTLQAQAISPVCLRLTWDDIATETSYTLYRNGFFLVNLSANTIFYEDTDNLKANTEYTYLLEAYAGTSIIASGTTTIKTPPSKHKFIPYHNLFYPNKGERVSIYYEIFSSCEVSIKLYDLKGRLIKNLVSENKSSGKYWTEWDGKDDDGELADSGVYIIQIKAGSLMEAKKIILVR; this is encoded by the coding sequence ATGTTAAAGAAGCTTATTTTTTTCTTTTTCCTCTTAGGAGGCACATCCTTCGGCCAATATAGCCTAAACTGGGATGTGTTTATCATAATAGAGGGCGATTTAGCAAACAATATATATAACCTTTCTGGGATAAGCTTTCCTATTGAAGGAAGGTCCTCTAATAGCACATATACCGCAATGGCTGGTGTTTCCCCAGCCCTTTCTTCAATTCAACAAGCAACCTTAACCTTACAAGCACAAGCCATATCCCCTGTTTGTCTAAGGCTTACCTGGGATGATATTGCCACAGAGACATCCTATACCCTTTATAGAAATGGTTTTTTCTTAGTAAATCTTTCTGCGAACACTATCTTCTATGAAGATACAGATAATCTTAAAGCAAATACTGAGTATACATATCTCCTTGAGGCTTATGCAGGAACCAGCATTATCGCATCAGGAACCACAACCATCAAAACACCCCCATCAAAACATAAGTTCATCCCCTATCATAACCTATTCTATCCAAACAAAGGGGAAAGGGTCTCTATCTACTATGAGATTTTTTCATCTTGTGAGGTTAGCATAAAGCTCTATGATTTAAAGGGAAGGCTAATAAAGAACCTTGTATCAGAAAACAAATCAAGCGGCAAATACTGGACAGAATGGGATGGAAAGGATGATGATGGAGAGCTTGCAGATTCTGGGGTCTATATCATCCAGATTAAGGCAGGAAGCCTTATGGAGGCAAAGAAGATAATCTTGGTAAGATGA
- a CDS encoding anthranilate synthase component I family protein, with protein MINPQAFYSHFRNKKDSFLLESMNGPFKVARYSFIGFDPFITIKAKGDKVFVNEKVYKGNPFFILRDVLKRAKKHKEFKGGFGYFSYSLAWFIEDLPKKNVDDIGMPDLYLIFPKSLIVFDHKLKTMEILSLNENEIKKEIIKKELPFSKEIKRGRLISNFTKKKYIEMVKKAKEYIKAGDIYQANLSQRFCCKLDMDPWFVYKRLSSINPSPFSAFLNLGDSYIVSSSPERLIRVSDGIIETRPIAGTRPRGKGKIDKELERELILSEKERAEHIMLLDLERNDIGKVCKYGTVIPDELMTIERYSHVMHIVSNIKGVLREDKDFIDCIIAGFPGGTITGVPKKRCMEIIEELENTARGIYTGSIGYIDFAGKMDLNIIIRTIIIKDGKAYIQAGGGIVSDSDPELEYYETLHKAGALILSIK; from the coding sequence TTGATAAACCCACAAGCCTTTTATTCCCATTTTAGAAATAAAAAGGATTCATTTCTCCTTGAGAGTATGAATGGACCTTTTAAGGTTGCAAGGTATTCATTTATCGGATTTGACCCCTTTATTACAATAAAAGCAAAGGGAGATAAGGTATTTGTAAATGAAAAGGTTTATAAAGGAAATCCGTTTTTTATCTTAAGGGATGTATTAAAAAGGGCAAAAAAACATAAAGAATTTAAGGGAGGTTTTGGGTATTTTAGTTATTCCCTTGCCTGGTTTATTGAGGATTTGCCAAAGAAAAATGTAGACGATATTGGAATGCCAGACCTATACCTTATCTTTCCAAAGAGCCTTATTGTTTTTGACCATAAGCTAAAAACAATGGAAATTCTTTCTTTAAATGAAAATGAAATAAAAAAGGAAATTATAAAAAAAGAGCTACCATTTTCAAAGGAGATAAAAAGGGGAAGGCTTATATCAAATTTTACAAAAAAGAAATACATTGAGATGGTAAAAAAAGCAAAGGAATATATAAAGGCTGGTGATATATATCAGGCTAATCTATCGCAGAGGTTTTGTTGTAAGCTTGATATGGATCCTTGGTTTGTCTATAAAAGGCTTTCTTCTATTAATCCATCGCCATTCTCTGCATTCTTAAACCTTGGGGATAGCTATATTGTAAGCTCATCACCCGAGAGGCTTATCAGGGTATCTGATGGGATTATTGAAACAAGACCCATTGCGGGAACAAGGCCCCGTGGAAAAGGGAAGATAGATAAAGAGCTTGAAAGAGAGCTTATCTTGAGCGAAAAAGAGAGGGCTGAGCATATTATGCTCCTTGACCTTGAAAGGAATGATATTGGAAAGGTTTGTAAATATGGAACAGTAATACCGGATGAGCTTATGACAATTGAAAGGTATTCCCATGTTATGCATATTGTATCAAATATTAAGGGAGTTTTAAGGGAGGATAAGGATTTCATTGATTGCATCATCGCAGGATTTCCTGGGGGAACAATTACAGGCGTTCCAAAGAAGAGGTGTATGGAGATAATTGAGGAGCTTGAAAATACAGCAAGAGGGATTTATACAGGCTCAATTGGCTACATTGATTTTGCTGGCAAAATGGACTTAAATATTATTATAAGAACAATCATTATTAAAGATGGCAAGGCATATATCCAGGCAGGTGGAGGCATAGTTTCAGATTCAGATCCCGAGCTTGAGTATTACGAAACCTTACATAAGGCAGGGGCTTTAATATTAAGTATCAAATAA